ACTCTTCAAGAGTCTTTTCCAAAGCCTTACACTCAGCTATACTTTCATCGGACACACTCTTACCTTGGTCTTCTTTTAACGTCCTCTCCACGTCCTCAATTTGTTTGCCTAAATTGGCAAACTTTGTTCCACTCCAGCCTTTGGGCCCTTCGATCAACAACTCAAGTCTCGACATCATAGGCCCACTTTCCGAGCTGACCCATGAGTTACGGACAGCAGCCTCGCAAGATTCATCCAACAACCACGCGGTCTCAAACTCGAAGGATTTTTTGCCTCTGCTCCGTTTCTTCTTTGGACGCTTGAGTCTAGCCATAATAGGTGTGTGGTCCGATTTGAAACGAACTAAGTGCTCAACACCTGAATCAGGAAAGAGTCTACACCATGACGTGTTGCCACAAATTCGATCCAGACGCTCACAAACTTTAGTTTTCTCGGCCAGGCCACACTCCCAAGTGTACAAACCTCCCTCCTAACCCAAGTCTCGAAGGTTGCAATCATCTAGGGATTCCTGAAACTCAGTAATGACTCTACGCTCCGTATCTGCAACTCCCTCGGTCTCTTCATAGGAGAGAATCTCGTTGAAATCACCTCCAACTAGCAAAGGCCCGTCACAGTTCTCACTTAAGTCACGGAGGAGTTTCCAAGTCTATGTTTCCCTACCGTATTCTGCCGCCCATAGATGCCCACAAAACAGTAAGTAATACCGTTCGAAGTTAAGATATCACCGCAAACATGATTGAAAGAAATAAGTGAGAAAGAAACATTTTCACTATTCTAGTAAATACATAAACCACTAGATAAACCAACACTACCCACACCAATAGAACAATCAAAGCCAAACTTATCTTTATAACAGATTTATGGACTATAGTTTCTGAAGAAAAACTAAGTCTGAGGCATAAGTAGAGCACCACCGGCGTAGTGCTCGAACTGAACGAGGTTTGCCCATAACTCGACAATTCCAGCAAAGGGTATTCATTGTTGTTCGTGGGGTTGGCTTGCTCCAAAGCCTGCTACTGCTAATGGAAAGGAATGAATACTGCCCAACAGAGCCGTATAAATTAGATCTTTTTTCGCAGTCAGTCATCACCACATCGTCGTCACATACTGCTGCCATAATACAGCCAACTCGTCTTTTGCTTGACCCTTGTGCACAAACACTGCCTGACCTCTCACCAAGGGCCTTGTGAGAGCCGGGTTTTGGGGTCTCCCATTAACACGAATTACCCGTCTTTTCTTCGGTATCACAACAGCTCTACTGGACCTACATCCACCATCCTTGATTGCAACCTTCTTACTCGAGCTAATCACACTGCCTCCTGCTTCTTCTCTACTCATATGCTTAGAGTTCGCCTCTGCTACGCTGCACATCTCCTTAGGAGAATTAACGACCCCTTCGCCCTTTAACCCTTGGCTCATCgactatggaaaaggaattgatTACAGGACCTGTTTGACGTTACTCTCTCCAACTGAATGTTCTACCATCTTTTGTTGGCTCCCTAACTTGACAACATCAATGGGTACCTCCCTGAATCCCTTTCTTATGTCTGGAGCAAGTGGGGGGATAGGGGGGCCAGGTTGGTTCACAGCACTTCCCCAGCTCCAAGGAAGCCCTACTCGGGGATGCAAAGTGTAGATGACGAGTCACATCCGGGTTACAATAGGACGATCTTCTCACTTCCTTCTTTGTCGAGACGCTTTCCACCCACTTTCTAGTTTTTTCCCTTTCAACAAAGGAAATGCGAGCTCTTTTGTGAGGTGAAGCTCGAAGGAAAGGCCCATACCTGTACACGATCAGATGCAAATCATCTGAGGGAAGTACGATAACTTGACAATCTCTATCTGGATGCCTCAATCCGCAGAAAAAGCAGTAACCACCAAGCCTCTCATACTTCAGCCCAAGCAATAAGGAGCTATCACGGCCATGGGCAATAGTGCATCCTCTCCGAAGCGTTTCTCAATATCTAGGATAATTTTGATACATATATACCCTTCCCAACCCAAAGGATCAGAGTCATTATAATCCAGGAAACCACCCAAATCTTCCCCAATATCATACGCAAAGGAGTAATTCTTTTTCCCGAACCGGACATCAAGAAGGTGAACCCAGAAAGGGGGATGATCAAATGATCAAATTTATTTCAGACGGTTGTTCATTACCTTTCATCTCTTGGAGCAGAAAAATTTGGCTATCAAACGACCATGGACGACCTTCTAGAACCCTATCTTTATcctcctcaaaaaaaaaaattgaaagacaaATAAATTTTTCTCAACCATTCTCACAGCAACCCCCTCCTCCAATCTCCAGATCGACGTTAAAGTACGTTTTAGCGCCTTTGAATTGAAGGGTATGCGTGAGAGCATCTTGCCTATGAGAGTAAGCGAGATTTGGCTGCATACTCACATCGTTCACATCTTTGAATTTACCTCCAAGGACGGTGTTTTCCTCTTCCATGAGGTGTAACTTTTTCCAATCTTCTACTAGTGTATCCACCATCGAAGCACGACCAGACAAACGAATTAAATGCAGGAATTGGAACGGACATCCGGTGCAAAAAACTGTAGGAACTCTTGTGTAGTTTAACGAACCCTGCGGAAAACCTAGAGTGAGGGACTTAAAGTATTGCAATTTATGTGCAGTTCGTGTAAAACAATATTTGGATGTGAAAGAACAtatcaaacgagtcttaaatgtgcataacgtGACAAAAAGATGACTGTAATGAAGTTTGCCTTAAACTAAGAATATTATACATGAATAGGTTTGAAATTCATTGTTAAGATTTATTATTTCAATGTTAGGAGCAAAGTATTATTGTTAATATTATATGgtacaatatttataatataactaaagttttttttttttttttgtaatggtCGATCTTCTTAAGGTATTCAACAATCCAAGGGAGCCGTTTTTCACCACTGAGGAGAtaaatgaagttcgagacaagtagGAAAACTTCACTACTAGTGATTGTCTGTGATATTGTTGATTTTTATCTTGTAAGGAAAttttgtgttttaccacctaaaaaaaatccgaatttgtgttttaccacctaaaattcTCAAACTTTTAgattaccacctaaaaatataaataaaaattcattttAACACCTTTTAACGGTAAGTTAACGACAAAGTTAACGACAATGTTCGTGAAGCCCACAAATTAGGCTTCTCTTTACCCAAATTATGTGATTATCTTTTTTACTCTTTCCCTTCAAATTTTTCACCTTCTTATTTACTGTTCTTAAATTCTCAAATCTCCAAATTAATCAAATTACAAACTTATATTATACAACATGCTTAAAACATTGTGGAATTTTATAAGGGATATGCTATACTAACCGTTGAAGTGGGTTCAATTACGATTTTGTTAACTTTACTATTAAAATGCGGTAAAAcgaatatttttaactttttttaggtggtaaaataaaagtttgagatttttaggtggtaaaacacaaattTGGATTTTTTTATAGGTGATAAATCACAAAAGATCCATCTTGTAATGAATCTTATAATATGTAGCTAGTTTTCTATTGATTGTAATATAATCGACTTTTAGATTCACAATTATatactattttattttattatctatataattggtTACTTGTTTTTATTAATGATGTATGGAGGTTAAGTAGTGGAGTGGTTGAATTGTataatactagtcttatatgcatactatgcgtgcgagattatataaaaactaaaaattgcGTTATGACAACTAATCACAATAAAGTATGTTAGAAAATTGTTCAAAAAGTTCATATCAAGAAAAATTAGATATAATCTCTAGTTAAAAGCATTTACATAGTTAAACAATGTAATACACATATTATATGCGAAAAATCTAAATTATAGTACTAAAGTAAAGAAAATTAACATATAAATAGTTTGTTTTTTTTAGAGAAATTGGAAAAAAAGGATTGAGAAATTAGGTTTTGATAGCGATGAGAGAAAGAATGTCGTTGAGTGGATTATTTAGACTGCTACATTGAGCGTTGTTCCACCATTTGGACTGtagcataattttttttttcatgaatTAAAATGGAAAGTATTAAGTTGTTATGAATTAAAGGGTTATGAATTAAAATGGAGAGAAATAAGGGATTGTCATCTTTTCCCAAGTTATTAGCAATTTAACATTAACAAACGTACATTATGGAGGAGAAGATTAAATTGATTGACTTTtgaccttttttttaatttcttttattatttttgtgttAAAGAATTAGGTTttggaaaatgaaaatgaaaaaggaaaataataaaataaaaagaaatgttGATGTCAACGATCCGCGTGGCACGTTAGGTGAcaacaaggcggtctttcctaaaaatttgtaatcatctagatctTATAATTTTGAAATAGTTGATTACGATATAAAAATCAAAGAGTTGCATCTAAAACAATTGAGAAATTACGTAGTAGAGTTGTAGATAGATTAGAATACGCAAAATGTTTTTCTCATGTTTAAGAGCTACATATTTTTTTAAgtagtaaaatattactatcTATGGCGGtgataattatcgaatttagttgttaaaGATACTACATATAAAATAGTACAATCAATGGCGGTTATAATTATGGAATTTGGTTGTTAAAATTTATAGAGTATTATATTAATTTTCTTAAAACACTCTTattcatatttattttattttctaatttatttgtattgtACTTATGTAAGTACAAATAAGTATACTACTTTTAAATTTTTGTAAAAGTCCTACTATGTACTATGTATAATAGATTAATCTATcaattacattatactaaaacaaacaCCAAGAGTGACATATGTCACCTCCTAGTGAaattttttccctccaaaacatttttttctatttttattcatttatttgtttaaataattttttatggAAAAGATTAAGTGTATTTGACTAAAACTTTAATCAGTCATAATCTTTTGTATTCAAAtatttttgaataatttttCAAATATTTTTATAGAAAGCGgtcaaattataattttataatatccaTGTGTGCATGAGACCTAATCTAGTTTTTATAAAAGATAATCttatattggttatatttgtAATCAAAATATACTCCCATGTACAGAATGCATTTTTTTGcggcgggggggggggggggggggggaatggaaacaaaaaaaaattatgagttGAAAGTTAACgaaataattttagaatcaaatattttagtttttataCTGTAATTTTGCTTTTATTTATATCTATGagagaggcaaatcagagaGCGACTTTTGTCAGCTCCAGattaattttctctcttttaatctaatatatatagatagatGTCGTTTGTGCTAAGTTTTATACCCAAATAGTAAAATACGCTAACTTATAACCTTATACTTCTTCCGTTCCGCAATAGATGCATCTCTTTTCTTTGGACACTATTCATTAACTAACCGTGACaattattctttcacattatgtAAAAACAAACATACTCAAGTGAGAtattgttaaattcgtatcaatgtgagaatttcaaatatcaattttttataatttttacttccACGCAATTAGAGATATTCTTCTCAAAAACACTAAAAGAAAAGGGACGGGGGTTGCTTGCTTGAGAGGTTTCGAGTTCTCTCTCGTCAGCCATGGCTAGACCTCGAAAGCGTCATTCCCAACCTTCAGGGAAAAGCAATGCGAAGCAGAAGGACAACCCTACCAAACCAATGACTCGTGCTGCTACGAAGGAAAGCTCGAAAAACACTTCAATGGAGGACGAAGGTGACATTTCTGATTTTTCTGAAGGAAACCCAGATGATCAACCAGTGATTGAGGAGACGATTCTTACCCCACGTTCTTCTCTGATTGATTTGCAACATCAATCGCAGGTTCGTAATGATTTTAATGCATGGCTTAATGGGTTGAGTAGGGGGCAAGATATTCGTACCCATTTTCGTTCTGAAAGGGAAGGGGTTCCAATTGATCCTATGATGCATGATGATAGTAGAACACACCCTACCCCTATTTTGATTGATGAAACTATGATTGAGAATAACACTGAATCCCCTATTATGCGCATTGATTTGGATGATATAGAGGATGAGGTCCAGTACTAGAAATCTGCTGTTGTGTGCTACATTTTGGGAGCTAACCCTCCACAGAATATGATGGAAGGTTTCATTCACAGGATTTGGGGGAAATTTGGGGTAGACAAAGTATCACTTGCTGGACGTGGCATTTTTTTGGTTCGTTTCAAGACCATGGAGAACTGTGACAATGTCCTTAAGGGTGGTCCATATTTCTTTGATTCCAAGCCAATGTATTGCAAAGCTTGGACACCCAGTGTTGATTACACAAAGGAACCTGTGCAGGTGGTGCCTCTGTGGATCAAACTAACTGGTTTAAATGTGAAGTATTGGGGGGAAAGAAGTTTGTTCAAGATTGCTGGTATGATTGGGAAAGCTATTAAGGTGGACCAAGCTACCTTGAATAGAGATAAACTCATGTTTGCTAAGGTCTTAGTGGAGATAAACATGGGACAAGGGTGTCCTAAAGTCCTGCAGTTCATCAATGAGGAAGGTGTTCAGATTGAACAGTCTGTAGAATATGAGTGGCTACCTACAGTTTGCAGTGTATGCAAAGGGATGGGACATGTGAGTGACCAGTGCAAAAGAAAACATCCTCCTAAGCAAAAAAAAAGTCTGGGTGAGGAAGAACAACCAACACACTAGTGTACAACATCCACAGGGTGTTACTACAGGTGCAGCCATTGTTGAAACTGAAGCTCCTACTATCAGTGTTGTTCCTACTGACAGTGAGGGGTTTACTCAAGCATCTGGTTTCAGTAGACAAAGGTGCCAGCAGCTTAGACCAGTAGTCACTAGGAATGCTTTTCAAGCATTGACTGAAGAGATTGAGCCACACTTGGACATACCTGGAAAgggttgtgattcattaggagGGGGGTTGACATCCCCTGATCCTAATGGATAATATTTTGTGTTGGAATGTGAGGGGGTTGAACAGACTTGCAAAACAGAATGAAGTGAGGAAGCTGTTATTTTCTCAACATATAAAGCTGTTCTGCCTCCTAGAAACTAGAGTGAAAGCCACTAAGATGGGTGCAATGTACCTTAACCTTTGCCCCAACTGGTGCTTCACTACTAACCTTAGTCACCATAAAAATGGAAGAATTATTTTAGCTTGGGACCctgtgtgttttgaattagacaTTATTCATTTGACAGATCAAATCATTCATTGCTACATCAAACCTGTCTCCACTTAAAAGGGGTTTTTCTGCTCCTTTATCTATGGGATGAATGACAGAAAAGGGAGGGAACCTCTTTGGTCCACTCTTAAATGTCTCGCTGGTGTGATTAAAGAAGCTTGGGTAATCATGGGGGATTTTAACTCTATCATGGAATTTGATGACAGGGTTGGTTCTGCTGTGAGATTGGCTGAAATTCAGCCTATGAGAGAGTGTATGGATCACTGTCAATTGAGCACTGTGAAAACTGTAGGGAGGCACTTTACTTGGACCAATAAGCAAGATGGAAGGGATAGAGTGTTTACAAAGATTGATATGGTCTTATCCAATCAAAAATGGGATGACATCTATGAGACAACTGAGGCAATGTATCTCCATGAGGGGGATTTTGATCACTGTCCTATGGTTCTTGTTAGTCACTCTCAGAATCACCAGAATAGACCATTTAGATTTTATAACATGTGGACAAATGCAGACTCCTTCATTCCTCTGGTTACTGAGAACTGGAATAAATATGTTCATGGTTGCCCCATGTTTAGGGTGATTCAAAGACTGAAATGGATGAAAAATGATCTTAAAGAGATGAACAAGCAGGGTTATAATGAGGTGGAAATCACACAACACCAGAAACATCAGCAACTTCTGAAAATTCAATAAAGATTGCATGCCAACCCTGGTGACCCTTTGCTAGCTACAGAAGAGAAATTGGCTGCTACTGCTCACAGATCTGCCCGTGCTAACTATATCTCCTTCCTTCAACA
This genomic stretch from Spinacia oleracea cultivar Varoflay chromosome 3, BTI_SOV_V1, whole genome shotgun sequence harbors:
- the LOC110796916 gene encoding uncharacterized protein; amino-acid sequence: MEGFIHRIWGKFGVDKVSLAGRGIFLVRFKTMENCDNVLKGGPYFFDSKPMYCKAWTPSVDYTKEPVQVVPLWIKLTGLNVKYWGERSLFKIAGMIGKAIKVDQATLNRDKLMFAKVLVEINMGQGCPKVLQFINEEGVQIEQSVEYEWLPTVCSVCKGMGHGVTTGAAIVETEAPTISVVPTDSEGFTQASGFSRQRCQQLRPVVTRNAFQALTEEIEPHLDIPGKGCDSLGGGLTSPDPNG